From one Thermoplasmata archaeon genomic stretch:
- a CDS encoding tRNA (cytidine(56)-2'-O)-methyltransferase: MIAVLRLGHRPRRDARVTTHVCLTARACGADVVYITPPDEKIKATVDAVTERFGGPFKVELAESWRQVIKNWDGVVVHLTMYGIHIDDALKEIPGNADLLVVVGAEKVPGEVYKLAHHNVAVGNQPHSEVAALAVFLDRFLHGTGLKKQFQGKIVIIPQKNGKKVIERV, from the coding sequence ATGATCGCTGTTCTTCGGTTAGGCCATAGACCAAGACGCGATGCCAGAGTTACAACCCATGTATGTCTGACTGCAAGAGCTTGTGGTGCTGATGTAGTGTATATAACGCCTCCTGACGAAAAAATTAAGGCAACAGTGGATGCAGTTACTGAGAGATTTGGAGGACCATTTAAAGTGGAGCTTGCTGAGAGCTGGAGGCAAGTAATAAAAAACTGGGATGGAGTTGTTGTGCATCTTACGATGTATGGCATTCACATTGATGATGCCTTGAAAGAAATTCCTGGCAATGCGGATTTGCTCGTTGTTGTGGGTGCAGAGAAGGTTCCTGGAGAAGTGTATAAACTTGCTCACCACAATGTAGCGGTGGGGAATCAACCGCATTCAGAGGTGGCTGCACTTGCTGTATTTTTGGATAGATTTCTTCATGGCACTGGCTTAAAAAAACAATTTCAGGGAAAAATTGTGATTATACCACAAAAAAACGGAAAAAAAGTGATAGAAAGGGTTTAG
- a CDS encoding ArsR family transcriptional regulator, with protein sequence MTRVKVINDIGELVNVFRAIDTDLKANLYRDLSDNWRTEKEIEEKFGKEGVKVLKFFEKLKLIETRWQTTKEGKTEKAYHTYYSAFSINCSAPIKEMIDVIYVAGMSEAEFRKWEEKVIDLVGASGMFAGDVAEKLNISPTFLKGLVRRSLKLDYKGHRIEVVQI encoded by the coding sequence ATGACTCGAGTAAAAGTAATTAACGACATTGGGGAACTGGTGAATGTATTTCGAGCCATAGACACAGATCTGAAAGCAAACCTATACAGGGATCTTTCAGATAACTGGAGGACTGAGAAGGAGATTGAAGAGAAGTTTGGGAAGGAGGGTGTGAAGGTTCTAAAATTTTTTGAGAAACTGAAACTCATAGAGACAAGGTGGCAAACCACGAAAGAAGGTAAGACAGAGAAAGCATACCACACATACTATTCAGCATTTAGCATAAACTGCAGCGCACCCATAAAAGAAATGATTGATGTAATTTATGTGGCTGGAATGAGCGAAGCCGAGTTCCGAAAGTGGGAGGAAAAGGTGATAGACCTAGTGGGAGCAAGTGGCATGTTTGCAGGAGATGTAGCCGAGAAATTGAATATCTCACCAACATTCCTAAAGGGTCTCGTCAGGAGGTCGCTTAAACTAGATTATAAAGGACACAGAATTGAAGTGGTCCAGATATGA
- the thiC gene encoding phosphomethylpyrimidine synthase ThiC: MSLMKEAAHRVTDEILAVARSENIEAEKLRKLVASGKVVIPCNPVRQHTLKGIGEGLSIKVNVNIGTSKDHVDLNEEFAKVEVAEKYGADALMDLSTGGDINAIRKEIRKKCNLPMGSVPIYQVGVECARKSAIVNMSEDDIFNSIEAHAKDGIDFMTVHCGVTRESVEKLRQADRVTGVVSRGGAFLVAWILHNQKENPLYENFDYLLELAEKYEFTLSLGDGLRPGSIADASDAPQIQELVILSKLVHRARAKGVQAMVEGPGHVPLNQIEANVRIEKNLTDGAPFYVLGPIVTDVAPGYDHITAAIGGALAGYFGADFLCYVTPSEHLALPTVEDVKEGLIASRIAAHAAEIAKGRGLEWDRKMSEKRYALDWEAMFQLAIDREKAEKYRKNRAPTEQKTCTMCGDVCAMKIVSEFLGKSNIDYC, encoded by the coding sequence ATGTCATTGATGAAAGAAGCTGCCCACAGGGTGACAGATGAAATTCTAGCTGTGGCAAGGTCAGAAAATATCGAAGCAGAGAAACTACGAAAGCTTGTGGCAAGTGGTAAGGTTGTAATCCCCTGCAACCCTGTAAGGCAACATACACTTAAAGGGATTGGTGAAGGGCTGAGCATAAAGGTGAATGTGAACATTGGCACATCTAAAGACCATGTGGATTTGAACGAGGAATTTGCAAAGGTGGAAGTTGCTGAAAAATATGGTGCAGACGCCCTGATGGACTTAAGCACTGGAGGGGACATCAACGCAATTCGAAAGGAAATTCGTAAAAAATGCAATTTACCTATGGGCAGTGTTCCGATATACCAGGTAGGAGTGGAATGTGCAAGAAAAAGTGCAATCGTAAACATGAGCGAGGATGACATTTTCAACAGCATTGAAGCCCATGCAAAGGACGGTATTGACTTCATGACTGTGCATTGTGGCGTGACAAGGGAAAGCGTGGAAAAACTTCGCCAAGCAGATAGAGTTACTGGCGTTGTTAGCAGAGGCGGTGCCTTCCTCGTTGCCTGGATTCTCCACAACCAGAAGGAAAACCCGCTTTATGAAAACTTCGATTATTTGCTAGAACTTGCTGAAAAGTATGAGTTCACACTGAGCTTGGGAGATGGTTTAAGACCTGGAAGTATTGCGGATGCAAGTGATGCGCCACAAATTCAGGAATTGGTAATCCTGAGCAAACTTGTGCACAGGGCAAGGGCAAAGGGAGTGCAGGCAATGGTTGAGGGTCCTGGCCATGTGCCGCTTAACCAGATTGAGGCAAATGTGAGAATTGAGAAAAATCTTACAGATGGGGCTCCATTCTATGTGCTTGGACCCATTGTGACTGATGTGGCACCCGGCTATGACCATATCACGGCAGCAATTGGTGGTGCCTTAGCTGGATATTTTGGTGCAGATTTTCTCTGCTATGTCACGCCTTCTGAACATTTAGCTCTGCCCACAGTTGAAGATGTGAAGGAAGGTTTGATTGCATCCAGAATTGCTGCTCATGCTGCTGAGATTGCTAAAGGGAGAGGTTTGGAATGGGACAGAAAAATGAGTGAAAAGAGGTATGCGCTGGACTGGGAAGCGATGTTTCAACTTGCAATTGATAGGGAGAAGGCAGAGAAATACAGAAAAAATAGAGCACCGACAGAACAAAAAACCTGCACGATGTGTGGCGATGTCTGTGCGATGAAAATTGTGAGCGAATTTTTAGGAAAATCAAATATAGATTACTGCTGA
- the gcvH gene encoding glycine cleavage system protein GcvH translates to MSNVPEDLLYTESHEWVKVEGKNARMGITDYAQEALTEIVNIDFAVEPGTVVEKGKAIIVLDSVKSSNEVYAPVSGKVVELNEGLKNELENINKDPYGKGWLAVIEMTNPSETNGLLDANAYKKLIQQ, encoded by the coding sequence ATGTCAAATGTTCCAGAGGATTTGCTTTACACGGAAAGCCATGAATGGGTGAAGGTTGAAGGAAAGAATGCAAGGATGGGAATAACTGATTATGCCCAGGAAGCCCTCACTGAAATAGTGAACATTGATTTTGCTGTTGAGCCAGGAACAGTTGTAGAAAAAGGAAAGGCAATCATCGTCCTTGATTCTGTGAAGTCCTCAAATGAGGTATATGCACCAGTGTCAGGTAAAGTTGTGGAACTCAACGAAGGACTCAAAAATGAACTTGAAAACATCAACAAGGACCCTTATGGTAAGGGCTGGCTTGCAGTTATTGAGATGACAAATCCCTCAGAGACAAATGGCCTGCTAGACGCAAATGCCTACAAAAAATTGATTCAGCAGTAA